A genome region from Nocardia sp. NBC_01730 includes the following:
- a CDS encoding YbaB/EbfC family nucleoid-associated protein, with the protein MADDFADASFAEAMDSFTQQMQLISGLQQQRARLTASASVRDRRVTVTVNADGVVIETKFSSDIDDLDYDEIAAAMTQAAQQAAAEIARRTDELLAPLTEQKMTMPKFSDLVEGFPDVQGQIPAAPVVSLAPPNAVERQEVADDEPGRVRPSDRSSGVYDSSW; encoded by the coding sequence ATGGCGGATGATTTTGCCGACGCTTCCTTCGCGGAAGCGATGGATTCCTTTACCCAGCAGATGCAGTTGATTTCGGGGTTACAGCAGCAGCGGGCCCGGTTGACCGCGTCGGCTTCGGTGCGGGATCGGCGGGTCACGGTGACGGTCAACGCCGACGGTGTGGTGATCGAGACCAAGTTCTCCTCGGATATCGACGATTTGGATTACGACGAGATCGCCGCGGCGATGACCCAGGCCGCGCAGCAGGCCGCCGCGGAGATCGCTCGCCGGACCGACGAACTCCTCGCGCCGTTGACCGAGCAGAAGATGACGATGCCCAAGTTCTCGGACCTGGTCGAGGGGTTCCCCGACGTGCAGGGACAGATCCCCGCCGCGCCGGTCGTGTCGCTGGCCCCACCGAACGCGGTGGAACGTCAAGAGGTAGCCGACGACGAACCGGGTCGGGTAAGGCCGTCGGATCGGTCTTCTGGAGTTTACGATTCCAGCTGGTGA
- a CDS encoding IS630 family transposase encodes MSGGRPSKTDRVTRERIGQIARCCPRDLGWPFSVWSLAKLRDVLRENEIADISHETLRKILKAEGVSWQATKTWKAGKDPEFAAKMARVLDLYDHPPADGRVICADEFGPLNLLPRPGQGWYPKRRPARLRATYRRTEGVRHLLGALDLATGQIYYRIRDRKRWQEFLGFLKTLRARWPGQRLYVIVDNFGPHKKAEVRAWAADNDVELVLLPTYSSWLNWIESEFAALRYFALNGTDHRSHGEQDDAIGAYIRWRNQHAEPKREFAVNSKIRLPDYLPYVA; translated from the coding sequence ATGAGCGGGGGCAGGCCGAGCAAGACCGACCGGGTGACGCGTGAACGCATCGGTCAGATCGCTCGGTGCTGTCCCCGTGACCTGGGCTGGCCGTTCTCGGTGTGGAGCCTGGCTAAGCTGCGTGATGTGTTGCGCGAGAACGAGATCGCCGATATCAGCCATGAGACGCTGCGCAAGATTTTGAAGGCCGAGGGCGTGTCGTGGCAGGCCACCAAAACGTGGAAGGCCGGCAAGGACCCCGAGTTCGCCGCCAAGATGGCCCGCGTTCTCGACCTTTACGATCACCCGCCCGCCGACGGGCGGGTGATCTGCGCCGACGAGTTCGGTCCGCTGAACCTGCTGCCGCGGCCGGGTCAGGGCTGGTATCCGAAGCGGCGACCGGCCCGGTTGCGGGCGACCTATCGCCGCACCGAGGGGGTGCGGCATCTGCTCGGTGCGCTGGATCTGGCCACCGGCCAGATCTACTACCGCATCCGGGATCGCAAGCGCTGGCAAGAGTTTCTGGGCTTTCTCAAAACCCTGCGCGCCCGCTGGCCCGGCCAGCGACTGTATGTGATCGTGGACAACTTCGGTCCGCACAAAAAGGCCGAGGTCCGCGCATGGGCCGCCGACAATGACGTGGAACTGGTACTTCTGCCGACCTACTCGTCGTGGCTGAACTGGATCGAGTCCGAGTTCGCCGCGCTGCGCTACTTCGCGCTCAACGGCACCGACCATCGCAGCCACGGCGAGCAGGACGACGCCATCGGCGCCTACATCCGCTGGCGCAACCAGCACGCAGAACCCAAACGCGAGTTCGCCGTCAACTCCAAGATCCGGCTGCCCGATTACCTGCCCTACGTTGCTTGA
- a CDS encoding IS1182 family transposase — translation MSLRPCRCDVVPVETARVARAVFPEGCLAMRMRDVLGPVFSDDEFTQVFSRRGQPAISPALLALVSVLQFAEGFSDRRAAQAVRSRIDWKYALGLELSDPGFDYSVLSEFRSRLIVGGLEQRVLDAVLEAARRAGLLKAGGRQRSDSTHVLAAVRDLNRLQFVTETLRAALNALAAAAPDWLAGIAEPDWFDRYSARCEDTRFPSRWAARAAHANQVGSDGMTVLCAVTAGKAPAWLRQLPAVELLRRVWVQQYYVIDDGTVAWRDKKDLPPAAIRYCSPYDEQARTGTKRDASWNGYKVHLTETCEPDAPHLITHVATTAAPVPDMAMTAAIHAGLAERDLLPDVHLVDAGYVDADLLITAQQDHGVELLGPAKAPTGWQATADGGYTLPDFTIDWENEKVTCPQGAVSNSWKADRSQDGTPVIRVRFPSAECRQCPAREHCTRSSTGRRLTLRHRAQHQALQLARAEQQTDQWQQRYQHRAGVEGTIAQGIRSCGLRRSRYRGLTKTSLQHLLTAAGLNLNRLNTWWETTPFAPTRTSHFAALRPAA, via the coding sequence GTGTCGTTGCGTCCGTGTAGGTGCGATGTGGTTCCGGTGGAGACGGCCCGGGTTGCCCGGGCTGTCTTCCCGGAGGGCTGTCTGGCGATGCGGATGCGCGACGTTCTGGGGCCTGTGTTCTCCGATGACGAGTTCACGCAGGTGTTCTCGCGTCGCGGTCAGCCCGCGATCTCGCCGGCGTTGCTGGCGTTGGTGTCGGTGCTGCAGTTCGCCGAAGGGTTCTCCGATCGTCGAGCCGCGCAAGCGGTTCGGTCCCGGATCGACTGGAAGTACGCGCTGGGATTGGAGCTGAGCGATCCCGGTTTCGATTACTCGGTGCTCAGTGAGTTCCGGTCCCGGCTGATCGTCGGCGGGCTGGAGCAGCGGGTACTCGATGCGGTGCTGGAGGCGGCGCGTCGAGCCGGGCTGTTGAAGGCGGGTGGCCGGCAGCGATCCGACTCCACGCATGTGCTGGCCGCGGTGCGTGACCTCAATCGGCTGCAGTTCGTGACCGAGACGCTGCGTGCCGCGCTCAACGCGCTCGCCGCCGCGGCACCGGATTGGCTGGCCGGCATCGCCGAACCCGACTGGTTCGACCGCTACAGCGCGCGCTGCGAAGACACCCGGTTCCCGAGCCGCTGGGCCGCACGGGCGGCCCACGCGAACCAGGTCGGATCCGACGGCATGACTGTGCTGTGCGCGGTCACGGCCGGCAAGGCACCCGCCTGGCTGCGGCAGCTTCCGGCGGTGGAGTTGCTGCGTCGGGTCTGGGTGCAGCAGTACTACGTCATCGACGACGGGACGGTGGCCTGGCGGGACAAGAAGGATCTGCCCCCGGCGGCGATCCGCTACTGCTCGCCGTATGACGAGCAGGCTCGCACCGGCACCAAACGCGACGCGTCCTGGAACGGCTACAAGGTCCACCTCACCGAGACCTGCGAGCCCGACGCACCGCACTTGATCACTCACGTCGCCACCACCGCAGCCCCGGTTCCGGACATGGCGATGACCGCAGCGATCCACGCCGGCCTCGCCGAGCGGGATCTGCTGCCCGACGTGCATCTGGTTGATGCCGGATACGTCGATGCCGACCTGCTCATCACCGCGCAGCAAGACCACGGCGTCGAACTTCTCGGCCCGGCGAAGGCGCCGACCGGCTGGCAAGCCACAGCCGACGGCGGTTACACCCTGCCCGATTTCACGATCGACTGGGAGAACGAGAAGGTCACCTGCCCGCAAGGCGCCGTTTCCAACTCCTGGAAAGCAGACCGCTCCCAGGACGGGACACCCGTGATCAGGGTGCGTTTCCCCAGCGCAGAGTGCCGTCAGTGCCCGGCACGCGAACACTGCACCCGCTCCAGCACAGGTCGGCGCCTGACTCTTCGGCATCGTGCCCAGCACCAGGCCCTGCAGCTGGCTCGCGCCGAACAGCAGACCGACCAGTGGCAACAGCGCTACCAGCATCGCGCGGGCGTGGAAGGCACCATTGCCCAAGGCATCCGATCCTGCGGTCTGCGCCGATCCCGCTACCGCGGCCTGACCAAGACCAGTCTTCAACACCTACTGACTGCAGCAGGACTCAACCTCAACCGACTCAACACCTGGTGGGAGACAACGCCGTTCGCTCCAACCCGAACGTCACATTTCGCAGCCCTCCGGCCCGCCGCCTGA
- a CDS encoding helix-turn-helix domain-containing protein, translated as MGGRPVMLLAEVMPVARKPEVFVRSVTPEEGRRLQQIARTSKQPVRMRRAIVVMASAQGQPVPLICRLMQVSEGYVRQVIHDFNEKGFAALDPK; from the coding sequence GTGGGTGGTCGGCCGGTGATGCTGCTGGCGGAGGTGATGCCGGTGGCTCGGAAACCGGAAGTGTTCGTGCGGTCGGTGACCCCGGAAGAGGGTCGGCGGTTGCAGCAGATCGCGCGGACGAGTAAGCAGCCGGTGCGGATGCGGCGCGCGATCGTGGTGATGGCCTCGGCTCAGGGACAGCCGGTGCCGCTGATCTGCCGGTTGATGCAGGTCTCGGAAGGCTATGTGCGCCAAGTGATCCACGATTTCAACGAGAAAGGGTTCGCGGCGCTGGACCCAAAATAG
- a CDS encoding bifunctional DNA primase/polymerase — protein sequence MAQVNPLVPLGKTPAVRGWDEWATTDPDCIHRYWADGGRNNLGIVTGRRALLSSISMTAVAVTRPKRSAGARHGRDALALLATRAGEEAPTDTYAVATPAGFHLYFRASSGLALRNTTAKLGWRIA from the coding sequence ATGGCGCAGGTTAATCCGTTGGTCCCGCTCGGGAAGACTCCCGCGGTGCGCGGTTGGGACGAATGGGCGACCACCGATCCCGATTGCATCCACCGGTATTGGGCTGACGGTGGGCGCAACAACCTCGGCATTGTGACCGGAAGGCGGGCCTTGTTGTCATCGATCTCGATGACGGCCGTGGCGGTCACGCGCCCGAAGAGGTCTGCGGGTGCACGCCACGGTCGAGATGCGTTGGCGCTGTTGGCTACTCGTGCTGGCGAAGAAGCGCCAACCGACACGTACGCTGTGGCCACACCTGCGGGGTTTCACCTGTATTTCCGGGCATCGTCCGGGCTTGCGCTTCGCAATACGACGGCCAAGCTGGGGTGGCGGATCGCCTAG
- a CDS encoding protein kinase domain-containing protein: protein MSASDPTTTQPDLRVGLTAELAAVGFFDAEEIGRGGFGVVYRCTEQSLDRAVAIKVLTSDLTGEDRQRFVREQHALGRLSGHPNIVEILQADITATGCPYIVMPFHSRGSLESRLRSKGPIPWDEVLSIGERIAGALAAAHAARTIHRDVKPANILVTDYDEPQLADFGIARISGGFETATGRITATPAFTAPEVLDGEPPDPASDIYSLGATLFCLVTGHAAFERRTNESVMAQFRRVMTEPIPDLRGAEIPAEAAAAVEASMARDPRARPESAAAYQRQLRDVLGRCAPATVPPRQSGPPAPLQCVPSRASAVCQTTPPPTALTKFRPPTPPRARVERPRLLRILREGKQRRLTVVHAPAGFGKSTLAAQWANALAADQIQVAWLTIDADDNNAVWFLAHLVEAVRRARPSLGAELGQILEERATDATRYVVTALINEIHSSGDIFAIVIDDWHRVTNRAARATMEFLLDNACHHLRIIVASRSTGGLPLSRMRVCDELVEIDSDDLRFNEAETNSFLVDVNRLDLAASDIAGLQESTEGWAAALQLASLSLRGKDNPAECIGRLSGHNYAIGEYVESNILDTLDPALLDFLLSTSVTETVCGDLADVLAGVGYGQEMLEEAEHLELFIRRLDHDSTWFRFHRLFADLLRHRLARQNPDRLRRLHQTASNWFADHKMLNEAVDHALAANDVTGAVGIVEERGRELLEQAKMATVLGLVAKLPSAYATTNPRVQLLVAWADVALQRALAARTALDLVDALLDSGVPDEAAAAMRVEASLIRTGAGNFTDNYGRLPDVVEGLLHANGGGEQLDPFFAMVAASTASTCALSRFDFDEARRWQHWVAPYRPQCKGPFAVVYGYCLAAIAAYEQLDIAAAESDLRTALALAQTIGTRTHGATLASALLGALQYHRGDLVGAEELLDDSAALGPEGALVEFMNATYGIGARVKALRGDGDAAEARLAEGAKIAANLSLPRLAARIVNECVRIGLPIDQDDRGEFIQPPFDLHQPEGLHTLTAELQQDTGIRLLLDEHSPAAAEQACTRAERLVREIATSYRPRAATSAELLWAASLSAAGRQGEAITLAVPALTRCAEHGLIRFATDEGWAMDRILAALDADPTLAPGLPQSFLREALAAPHFDRH, encoded by the coding sequence ATGTCGGCATCCGATCCCACCACAACCCAGCCTGACCTGCGGGTTGGTCTCACGGCGGAACTTGCCGCGGTCGGATTCTTCGACGCCGAAGAGATCGGACGTGGTGGATTCGGCGTCGTGTACCGCTGCACCGAGCAATCACTGGACCGCGCCGTCGCGATCAAGGTCCTGACTTCGGACCTCACTGGTGAAGACCGACAGCGCTTCGTCCGCGAGCAGCACGCGCTGGGCCGTCTGTCCGGGCATCCCAACATCGTGGAGATCCTGCAGGCCGACATCACGGCCACCGGCTGCCCCTACATCGTCATGCCCTTCCACTCCCGGGGCTCGCTGGAAAGTCGGCTGCGTTCGAAGGGGCCGATCCCCTGGGACGAGGTACTGTCGATCGGAGAACGCATCGCCGGAGCCCTGGCCGCCGCGCATGCCGCCAGGACCATCCACCGCGACGTCAAGCCCGCCAACATCCTGGTCACCGACTACGACGAACCGCAGCTGGCCGACTTCGGCATCGCCCGCATCAGCGGTGGCTTCGAGACTGCCACCGGGCGCATCACCGCTACCCCGGCATTCACCGCACCCGAGGTGCTCGACGGTGAGCCACCCGATCCGGCCTCGGATATCTACAGTCTCGGTGCGACGCTGTTCTGCCTGGTGACCGGGCATGCGGCCTTCGAGCGCCGGACCAACGAAAGCGTCATGGCGCAATTCCGGCGCGTCATGACCGAACCGATCCCGGACCTGCGCGGAGCGGAGATTCCAGCGGAGGCTGCCGCCGCGGTCGAGGCCTCGATGGCACGCGACCCGCGGGCACGCCCGGAATCCGCTGCCGCCTACCAACGTCAGTTGCGGGACGTGCTGGGCCGGTGCGCCCCGGCCACGGTCCCTCCGCGGCAGTCCGGGCCTCCGGCACCGCTGCAGTGCGTTCCGTCACGCGCGAGCGCAGTGTGCCAGACCACGCCTCCGCCGACGGCGCTGACCAAGTTCCGGCCGCCGACACCGCCGCGGGCACGCGTGGAACGTCCTCGGCTGCTGCGGATCCTGCGGGAGGGCAAGCAGCGCCGGTTGACGGTGGTTCATGCCCCGGCCGGTTTCGGAAAGAGCACGTTGGCCGCCCAGTGGGCGAATGCGCTGGCAGCCGATCAGATCCAGGTCGCCTGGCTCACCATCGATGCCGATGACAACAACGCCGTCTGGTTTCTGGCGCACCTGGTCGAGGCGGTCCGCCGCGCGCGACCCTCGCTCGGCGCCGAACTGGGTCAAATTCTCGAGGAACGAGCCACCGACGCCACCCGCTACGTCGTCACCGCGCTGATAAACGAAATTCACTCCAGCGGAGACATATTCGCGATAGTGATCGACGACTGGCATCGGGTAACCAACCGCGCAGCGCGCGCGACCATGGAATTCCTGCTCGACAATGCCTGCCACCACCTGCGCATTATCGTCGCCAGCCGAAGCACCGGCGGGCTCCCGCTCAGCCGGATGCGAGTATGCGACGAACTTGTCGAAATCGACTCCGATGACTTGCGATTCAACGAAGCAGAAACCAACTCCTTCCTGGTCGATGTCAATCGACTGGACTTGGCTGCGAGCGACATTGCCGGTCTGCAAGAATCGACCGAGGGCTGGGCAGCTGCACTGCAACTGGCGTCACTATCGCTGCGCGGCAAGGACAATCCCGCGGAATGCATCGGGCGATTGTCCGGGCACAACTACGCCATCGGCGAATACGTCGAATCGAACATCCTGGACACGCTCGACCCCGCCTTGCTCGACTTCCTGCTGTCGACGTCGGTGACCGAGACCGTCTGCGGCGACCTCGCGGATGTGCTCGCGGGCGTGGGCTACGGGCAAGAGATGCTGGAGGAAGCCGAGCATCTGGAGCTGTTTATACGCCGTCTCGACCATGACTCCACCTGGTTCCGATTTCACCGGCTCTTCGCAGATCTGTTGCGACACAGGCTCGCCCGGCAGAACCCCGACCGGCTTCGACGGCTGCACCAGACCGCCTCGAACTGGTTCGCCGATCACAAGATGCTCAACGAGGCCGTTGATCACGCCTTGGCCGCCAACGACGTCACAGGCGCGGTCGGCATCGTCGAAGAACGCGGGCGAGAACTGCTGGAACAGGCGAAGATGGCGACAGTGCTCGGCCTCGTCGCGAAACTGCCGTCGGCGTACGCGACGACCAATCCACGGGTACAGCTCTTGGTGGCTTGGGCTGATGTCGCATTACAACGAGCGTTGGCGGCCCGCACCGCACTGGATCTGGTCGACGCGCTGCTGGATTCGGGTGTGCCGGACGAGGCCGCCGCTGCCATGCGGGTGGAGGCGTCCTTGATCCGCACTGGTGCAGGGAACTTCACCGACAACTACGGTCGCCTACCGGACGTGGTCGAGGGGCTTTTGCATGCCAATGGTGGGGGAGAGCAGCTGGACCCCTTCTTCGCTATGGTTGCCGCCAGCACCGCGTCCACATGCGCGCTGAGCCGCTTCGACTTCGACGAGGCGCGACGCTGGCAACACTGGGTCGCACCGTATCGCCCACAGTGTAAAGGGCCATTCGCGGTCGTCTACGGGTACTGCCTGGCCGCGATAGCGGCCTACGAACAGCTCGACATTGCGGCGGCCGAATCCGACCTGCGGACGGCGCTCGCACTGGCACAGACGATCGGAACCCGCACCCACGGCGCTACGCTGGCATCGGCACTTCTCGGCGCGCTGCAATACCACCGCGGCGACCTCGTCGGCGCCGAGGAACTGCTCGACGACAGCGCCGCACTCGGCCCCGAAGGCGCACTCGTCGAATTCATGAACGCCACCTACGGAATCGGGGCCCGGGTGAAGGCGCTGCGCGGCGACGGGGACGCGGCGGAGGCCCGGCTGGCGGAGGGAGCGAAGATCGCAGCCAACCTCTCCCTGCCCCGACTGGCCGCGCGCATCGTGAACGAATGCGTGCGCATCGGACTACCGATCGATCAGGATGACCGAGGTGAGTTCATTCAGCCGCCCTTCGATCTCCATCAGCCGGAAGGGCTACACACACTCACCGCGGAACTCCAGCAGGACACGGGGATACGGCTGTTGCTCGATGAGCACTCGCCCGCTGCGGCCGAGCAGGCATGTACGCGCGCCGAGCGTTTGGTGCGCGAAATCGCCACCTCCTACCGCCCCCGCGCGGCGACGTCGGCCGAACTCCTGTGGGCGGCAAGTCTTTCCGCGGCCGGACGACAGGGCGAGGCGATCACCCTTGCCGTCCCTGCGCTCACGCGGTGTGCCGAGCACGGATTGATCCGCTTCGCAACCGACGAGGGCTGGGCAATGGATCGGATACTGGCTGCCCTCGATGCGGACCCCACGCTGGCACCCGGACTGCCGCAGTCCTTCCTCCGAGAAGCCCTGGCGGCGCCCCACTTCGACAGACATTGA
- a CDS encoding SDR family oxidoreductase, translating to MSEVIVVIGAGQIGQAIARRASSGKHVLLADLHQRNADAAAEVLSNAGFQVSVATVDVSARELVHALVRTATALGEVTGVIHAAGVSPSQAAPATILAVDLYGTALVLEEFGNVIARGGSGIVIASQSGHRLAALTAEQDAALATTPTEELLDLPMLAPDQVTDSLTAYQLAKRANTLRVRAEAVRWGRRRARVNTISPGIIFTPLAKDELTGPRGEGYRRMIELCPVGRGGTPDEVGALGALLMGPDGTFITGSDLLMDGGVTASWFYGELARR from the coding sequence GTGAGTGAAGTCATCGTCGTCATCGGAGCTGGGCAGATCGGTCAGGCCATCGCCCGCCGGGCCAGCTCCGGCAAGCACGTGCTGCTGGCCGACCTGCACCAGCGCAACGCCGATGCCGCCGCCGAGGTGCTGAGCAACGCCGGGTTCCAGGTCAGCGTAGCGACCGTCGATGTGTCGGCCCGTGAGTTGGTTCACGCGCTTGTCCGCACCGCAACCGCATTGGGCGAGGTCACCGGTGTCATACACGCCGCCGGGGTCTCACCCAGCCAGGCAGCACCGGCAACGATCCTCGCCGTGGACCTCTACGGAACTGCCCTTGTCCTCGAGGAGTTCGGCAACGTGATCGCACGGGGCGGGTCGGGGATCGTCATCGCGTCACAGTCCGGACACCGCCTCGCCGCGTTGACTGCCGAACAAGATGCCGCTCTGGCCACGACTCCGACCGAGGAATTGCTGGATCTGCCGATGCTCGCGCCCGACCAGGTGACCGATTCTCTCACCGCCTACCAGCTGGCAAAGCGTGCGAACACATTGCGGGTGAGGGCCGAGGCCGTGCGGTGGGGCCGACGTCGCGCGCGGGTCAATACGATCAGCCCCGGCATCATCTTCACCCCGCTCGCGAAAGACGAGCTGACCGGGCCCCGCGGCGAGGGATACCGGCGCATGATCGAGCTGTGCCCGGTTGGTCGCGGCGGCACTCCTGATGAGGTCGGCGCCCTCGGCGCGCTGCTCATGGGTCCCGACGGCACATTCATCACCGGCAGCGATTTGCTTATGGATGGCGGGGTGACTGCCTCCTGGTTCTACGGCGAACTCGCCCGTCGGTGA
- a CDS encoding DEAD/DEAH box helicase codes for MKRQLLTARVPFREVGYLLEQESISTLNREGHLTIAVAPSGPARMSAQKRAPITGAAAEAARDAFELMWHNHAAADGAVVRPLPIEHIVPSDWVRYLPHPLVNPAQAEAIPHIIGSDEHLMVVAPTGAGKTVMGMVAVLRTVLEQGRKAAWLVPQRSLTDELNDELDSWRRRGLRVERLSGEYRVDAQRIRDADLWVTTTEKFEAICRTSSLKEALAEVGCLVVDEIHLLGDGTRGPFLEAILARVRGTDSLIRIIGLSATVANADQLAEWMHARTIRVAWRPTQLTWQLPTVPNSADWSLVEAAKARLTTAIVHMVAADRGSVLVFCGSKRNVRRTALIVAASRGANVFGINPDDTDVVHKICAAVGVGLHYKGWERKREAEKAFRARELDVLVATSTVAAGVNMPARAVIVQDTEVGLKAIDVATVQQMFGRAGRVGAGEHEGWAFLIVDQTERATWQRKLLAGFRVDSQIQSNLPEHLLAEAVQGRISSVAEAEHWWVQTLAYHQGSRNMTPLRHAVRFLIDGEFLTETQTSDGELAPSELGMLTARLMVSPQVCHQLRTTLAEFGMPESAQAAENLLIQTVATHVPKLAQAGISEDLKPLAVSLKLARGVVAHLSNNELARSPDGASAYSPGDLASAAMLTIANSPTEFHQAARTIGGIPYSTMYPILEEAPRYLHWLGCQGFLGTVHPWVAIVAADLSRRIRWRRCQPPRGAGRLLWMCEQMATAAHLEDVVPTLWQAARSRALTHPDWSETGRPQACRLHQPEYAGLLRDRATNTVLETASDKTRLTSSTAAALAVWCGANYVVSATTQGRATAAFPIGDAQERGAAIFTWRGDYRALGWLDVYSQCQVTSDHASALA; via the coding sequence TTGAAACGTCAACTCCTCACCGCCCGAGTACCTTTCCGTGAGGTCGGTTACCTGCTGGAGCAGGAATCCATCAGTACGCTGAACCGAGAGGGTCACCTCACCATAGCTGTCGCACCGTCCGGGCCGGCACGGATGTCCGCGCAGAAGCGTGCCCCCATCACCGGAGCCGCCGCCGAAGCGGCGCGCGATGCGTTCGAGCTGATGTGGCACAACCATGCAGCTGCCGATGGCGCTGTAGTCCGTCCACTTCCGATAGAGCACATCGTGCCGTCCGATTGGGTTAGATACCTTCCCCATCCGCTTGTGAATCCCGCACAGGCCGAGGCGATTCCGCACATTATCGGCAGCGATGAGCACCTGATGGTGGTGGCGCCGACCGGCGCAGGCAAAACCGTCATGGGCATGGTCGCGGTCCTGCGTACAGTCTTGGAGCAAGGGAGGAAGGCCGCCTGGCTGGTCCCACAGCGTTCGCTCACCGATGAGTTGAACGATGAACTCGACAGCTGGCGCAGACGCGGTCTGCGTGTCGAACGGCTTTCTGGTGAGTATCGGGTTGACGCACAACGTATTCGAGACGCGGACCTCTGGGTGACAACTACCGAGAAATTCGAGGCCATCTGCCGGACCTCCTCGCTCAAGGAGGCGCTGGCCGAGGTCGGCTGTCTGGTTGTCGACGAGATCCATCTGCTGGGAGACGGGACCAGAGGACCGTTCCTGGAGGCGATTCTGGCTCGCGTGCGCGGTACGGACTCATTGATCCGGATCATTGGACTGTCGGCCACCGTCGCCAACGCCGACCAACTCGCAGAATGGATGCACGCACGGACGATACGGGTAGCCTGGCGCCCCACTCAGCTGACCTGGCAACTACCTACCGTTCCCAACAGTGCCGACTGGAGTCTGGTCGAAGCAGCCAAGGCGCGACTGACTACTGCCATCGTTCACATGGTGGCGGCTGACCGCGGTAGCGTGCTCGTATTCTGCGGCAGTAAACGCAACGTCCGCCGCACCGCGTTGATCGTCGCAGCCAGTCGAGGCGCCAACGTCTTCGGCATCAACCCCGACGACACCGACGTTGTGCACAAGATCTGCGCAGCAGTGGGTGTCGGCCTGCACTACAAGGGCTGGGAGCGCAAGCGGGAGGCCGAAAAAGCGTTCCGTGCACGCGAATTGGATGTCCTTGTGGCTACCTCGACCGTGGCTGCCGGGGTGAACATGCCTGCTCGTGCGGTAATCGTGCAAGATACGGAGGTGGGGCTCAAGGCCATAGATGTTGCGACTGTGCAACAAATGTTCGGCCGCGCGGGGCGTGTCGGTGCCGGGGAGCACGAGGGGTGGGCATTCCTTATCGTCGACCAGACCGAACGCGCGACCTGGCAACGCAAACTACTCGCGGGATTTCGAGTCGACTCGCAGATCCAGTCGAACCTGCCGGAACACCTCCTGGCCGAAGCCGTCCAAGGCCGAATCAGTTCAGTGGCAGAGGCCGAGCACTGGTGGGTGCAAACGCTGGCCTACCACCAGGGCAGCCGAAATATGACCCCGCTTCGACATGCCGTCCGATTCTTGATCGATGGCGAGTTTCTCACAGAGACACAAACATCCGACGGCGAGCTGGCGCCCTCCGAACTGGGCATGCTGACGGCACGGCTGATGGTCTCGCCACAGGTGTGCCACCAACTGCGCACGACCCTGGCCGAGTTCGGCATGCCGGAATCCGCACAAGCAGCGGAGAACCTCCTGATCCAGACAGTCGCCACCCACGTGCCGAAACTTGCTCAGGCGGGGATAAGCGAGGACCTCAAGCCACTCGCCGTCAGCTTGAAGCTCGCCCGCGGAGTGGTCGCACATCTCAGCAACAACGAACTGGCGCGCTCGCCGGACGGCGCCTCCGCTTACAGCCCGGGTGACCTGGCGAGCGCCGCGATGCTGACTATTGCCAACTCTCCGACCGAGTTCCATCAAGCCGCCCGCACCATCGGCGGGATTCCTTACTCCACAATGTATCCGATACTCGAGGAAGCGCCCCGCTACCTCCATTGGTTGGGCTGCCAGGGATTTCTGGGTACCGTGCACCCGTGGGTAGCGATCGTTGCCGCTGATCTGAGCAGACGGATCCGATGGCGCCGGTGCCAGCCACCTCGGGGTGCCGGTCGTCTACTGTGGATGTGCGAACAGATGGCCACAGCCGCCCACCTCGAGGACGTAGTACCGACCCTCTGGCAGGCAGCCAGGAGTCGCGCGCTCACCCATCCGGACTGGTCGGAAACCGGCAGACCACAGGCATGCCGGCTACACCAGCCAGAATACGCAGGGCTGCTGCGCGATCGCGCGACCAACACAGTCCTGGAAACCGCATCGGACAAGACGCGCTTGACCAGCTCGACCGCAGCTGCGCTCGCTGTGTGGTGCGGAGCAAACTATGTGGTCAGCGCAACGACACAGGGAAGGGCGACAGCCGCTTTCCCGATAGGTGATGCGCAAGAGCGGGGAGCAGCAATATTCACGTGGCGGGGGGACTATCGTGCGCTCGGTTGGCTCGACGTGTACTCACAGTGTCAAGTCACGTCAGATCACGCGTCCGCTCTGGCATAG